A region from the Pseudomonadota bacterium genome encodes:
- a CDS encoding FAD-dependent oxidoreductase, whose amino-acid sequence MKTFDLIILGGGISGLGIARAAAQRNLSTALLEAHSCGSATSNNTLRIIHGGFRYLQTGDLPRVVTSLLDQKALLREAPDALAALPCVMPLARFGLKSRLPVSCAALLYATLMRLCGSPLKTPSILSVADINGSIPLLRGLAPYGALCWHDAVMTEPQKVTELLVRGLLVRGLPVRESLSEHVAIYENTAVQSVVKNGDHFEVRDTKGGLWCSRFVVNALGPWLPHVSVPAELQGIRPRWSRGFNITITRQLDPTYGIGVQSADGRLFFTLPRGSGSSIGTYYLPDSNKGLSPTVSEAELENFISAFNTALPGANVRLAEVSGVDVGLLPMLNDTPAGPKLYANGRIHKAGGYIEVLSTKYTTFRSQGRSILRMIT is encoded by the coding sequence ATGAAAACATTCGACCTTATCATTCTTGGCGGCGGAATCTCAGGGCTTGGCATTGCGCGTGCGGCTGCACAGCGTAACTTATCAACTGCCCTGCTTGAGGCACACTCCTGCGGCTCTGCAACATCGAACAACACCCTGCGCATTATTCATGGTGGCTTTAGGTACCTGCAGACCGGCGATCTACCGCGGGTTGTGACCTCGCTCCTTGATCAAAAAGCGTTGTTAAGAGAGGCCCCCGATGCGCTTGCGGCGCTGCCCTGCGTTATGCCCCTCGCGCGCTTTGGATTAAAAAGTCGCTTGCCGGTCTCCTGTGCGGCGCTGCTCTACGCAACATTAATGCGTCTATGTGGCTCGCCATTAAAAACTCCTAGTATTCTCTCTGTTGCAGATATTAACGGTTCAATTCCACTACTACGGGGCCTCGCTCCATACGGTGCTCTGTGTTGGCACGACGCAGTGATGACTGAACCACAAAAAGTTACAGAGCTTCTTGTGCGGGGGCTTCTTGTACGGGGGCTTCCTGTGCGAGAGTCTTTGAGCGAGCACGTTGCGATTTATGAGAACACGGCTGTCCAGAGCGTCGTTAAAAACGGCGATCATTTTGAGGTACGCGATACAAAGGGTGGGCTGTGGTGCTCGCGTTTCGTGGTTAACGCGCTGGGGCCGTGGTTGCCGCACGTTAGCGTTCCGGCTGAGCTGCAGGGGATTAGACCTCGTTGGAGCAGGGGCTTTAACATCACGATAACTCGACAACTCGATCCGACCTACGGTATCGGCGTTCAGAGCGCTGATGGGCGTCTGTTTTTCACACTTCCGCGCGGCTCAGGTTCATCGATCGGCACCTATTATCTGCCTGATTCAAACAAAGGATTATCTCCTACGGTCTCTGAAGCCGAGCTAGAAAACTTTATTTCTGCGTTTAACACCGCGTTGCCCGGCGCTAATGTCCGCCTAGCTGAGGTCAGCGGGGTTGATGTCGGGCTTTTGCCGATGTTGAACGATACCCCTGCAGGTCCGAAGCTCTACGCTAACGGGCGAATTCACAAGGCTGGCGGCTATATTGAGGTGCTCAGCACAAAGTATACGACCTTTCGTTCGCAGGGGCGTAGCATCCTGCGAATGATCACGTAA
- a CDS encoding pyridoxal-phosphate dependent enzyme, with protein sequence MTPLPKLSDIEAAQARLIPHIAVTPVTQAHALSDECNRTIYLKWDNKLRTGSFKERGALNFLLNLDAKTLAHGVCTASAGNHALGLSFHAQRLKVPCHIVMPANAPLVKIQACRAVGAEITFKDTFSEALLYAQQMAHERKITYVPPFDHEWIVHGQGVAGLELMQQLSDFDSVIIPVGGGGYAAGVATAIKAKRPEVFVLGICSEWALEARSGPKAHEGMIVPMTIADGIAVKSVGKITGPIIEKHVDLVRSVSEQSIARAIIMLLEHEHMVVEGAGAAGLAGLLSGHLPERFKKPAIFICGSNIDSNLLSRLIEHDLAERGRLLRVTIMLPDRPGMLHIISGIIAGQGSNVLQVSHDRSYAKLPGHVEITVMMEVRDHTHGQEIISELMRSGMPTVEA encoded by the coding sequence ATGACACCCCTTCCAAAGCTGAGCGATATAGAGGCTGCACAGGCACGCCTCATCCCACACATCGCGGTTACGCCGGTAACGCAGGCGCATGCTCTCTCAGATGAGTGTAACAGAACGATCTATCTAAAATGGGATAATAAGCTTCGTACCGGCTCGTTTAAGGAGCGTGGGGCGCTTAATTTTCTATTAAATCTCGATGCAAAAACGCTCGCCCATGGTGTCTGTACTGCTAGCGCCGGTAATCACGCCCTGGGCTTAAGCTTTCATGCGCAGAGACTCAAAGTACCGTGTCATATCGTAATGCCGGCTAATGCGCCCCTGGTAAAGATTCAGGCCTGCCGCGCAGTCGGTGCAGAGATAACCTTTAAAGACACCTTTAGTGAGGCGCTACTCTACGCACAGCAGATGGCGCACGAGCGCAAGATAACCTACGTTCCGCCCTTTGATCATGAGTGGATCGTACATGGCCAGGGGGTTGCCGGTCTTGAGTTAATGCAGCAGCTAAGCGATTTCGACTCGGTTATTATTCCAGTTGGTGGTGGCGGCTATGCAGCGGGGGTTGCAACGGCGATTAAGGCGAAACGGCCCGAGGTCTTTGTGCTCGGAATCTGCTCTGAATGGGCGCTTGAGGCACGCAGTGGCCCAAAGGCGCATGAGGGAATGATCGTGCCGATGACTATAGCCGATGGTATTGCGGTTAAGTCAGTCGGAAAGATTACGGGACCCATTATCGAGAAGCACGTTGATCTCGTTAGGTCCGTTAGTGAGCAGAGCATCGCACGCGCTATTATTATGTTGCTTGAGCATGAGCACATGGTGGTAGAGGGTGCAGGGGCGGCCGGGTTGGCTGGGCTACTAAGTGGACATCTTCCAGAGAGGTTTAAAAAACCGGCGATCTTTATCTGCGGTAGTAATATCGACAGCAATCTTCTCTCAAGGTTGATAGAGCACGATCTGGCCGAGCGCGGCAGGTTGCTGCGCGTGACTATAATGCTTCCGGACCGTCCCGGAATGTTACACATAATTTCAGGTATTATAGCAGGGCAGGGCTCTAATGTTTTGCAGGTCTCGCACGATAGGTCCTACGCAAAGCTCCCCGGCCACGTAGAAATTACGGTCATGATGGAGGTGCGAGATCATACCCACGGACAAGAGATTATCTCTGAGCTGATGCGCTCCGGCATGCCGACGGTTGAAGCCTAG